In the genome of Pseudomonadota bacterium, one region contains:
- the ssb gene encoding single-stranded DNA-binding protein, producing the protein MSSLNKAIIIGRLGADPELRYTADGVAVATFNVATTEKRKDKNGVKQDKTEWHRVVAWRRLGEIAGEYLKKGRLVYIEGRIQSREFEGRDGVKRRSFEIVATDMKMLGAGAPQMGRDEGKAQGAKQGEIEDDFVPETEEEDDVPL; encoded by the coding sequence ATGTCGAGTTTAAATAAAGCAATCATTATTGGAAGGCTCGGAGCAGACCCGGAGTTGAGGTATACTGCTGATGGAGTGGCTGTTGCCACTTTTAATGTTGCTACAACAGAAAAAAGGAAAGATAAAAACGGCGTCAAGCAAGACAAAACAGAATGGCACAGGGTAGTGGCATGGAGAAGGCTTGGAGAAATCGCAGGAGAGTACCTGAAAAAAGGCAGGCTTGTTTACATTGAAGGGAGAATCCAGTCCCGTGAGTTTGAAGGTAGAGATGGTGTGAAAAGGAGAAGCTTTGAAATTGTCGCAACGGATATGAAGATGCTTGGAGCTGGCGCACCACAAATGGGAAGGGATGAGGGGAAAGCCCAGGGAGCCAAACAGGGGGAGATTGAGGATGATTTTGTACCGGAAACCGAGGAAGAAGACGATGTACCGCTTTAA